The Senegalia massiliensis genomic sequence TTAGTATCAGCATCATTTACTCCATATCCATCTAGGATAGGGGAATGCCTAAGAAAAGACCAACTAAATACACTTATATCAATACTTGAGCAAAGAGGAGGAAGTTCTCTATATGACAAGAATGTAGTTATAAAGACTACAGGAGGACTTAAATTAACTGAAACCTCTGTTAATCTTGCTATTATAATGAGTATAGTTTCTTCCATAAAAAATAAAGGGATACCAAGTAATACTGTGTTTATTGGTGATGTAGGATTAACAGGAGAGCTTAAAAAAGTGCCTTCTATTGAGTCAAGAATAAATGAAATAGAGAGAATGGGGTTTAAAAAAGTATATGTTGCAGCCGACTCCTTAAAAGATAATATGAAGTTTAAAAATATAAAAGTTATAAGGTTAAAGACTTTACGAGAAGTTATAAATCATATATTCTTTAAAAACAAGTAAATTGTAGAATTTTATCAAATATTGTTACATTCAGTTGACAAACGTTTGAGTTATGTGGTAAAATGTTAAATTTGACAAGAAAGCTATAATATTGTATACTGTCTTTATGAGTATGTTTATAATGTGGGAGGGTTTTATATGTTTGATATTGGAGATAAAATTGTTTACCCTATGCATGGTGCTGGAATCATAGAAGGTATAGAAGAAAAAGAAATATTAGGTGAAAAGAAAAAATATTTTATTATGAAAATGCCCATGGGAGAAATGAAGGTAATGGTTCCTATGGATAACATAGAAGATATAGGGATTAGAGAAGTTATAAGCTTAGAAGAACTAGAACAAGTTTTAGCTGTACTAGGTGATGATAAAACAAAAATGCCACAAAATTGGAATAGAAGATTTAGAGCTAATATGGATAAAATCAAAAGTGGAGATATTTTTGAAATAGCAAGTGTAGTTAGAAATCTTTTAATTAGAGATAGAGAAAAAGGTCTTTCTACAGGAGAAAGAAAAATGTTAAATAATGCAAAACAAATGTTAGTAAGTGAAATAGTTTTAGCAAAAGAAATAGATGAAATTCAAGCAGATGAATTAATAGAAGATATAGTAAAATAGCGTCTATTTAGACGCTTTATTTTTAATTAGATATTGTTAAAAATTTGTAAAAATTATATTGGTTTTGCTTGATTTAATATAATCGTGGTAAATAAGTTATATATATTGTTTTTTTGGACATAATTAATTTATAGGAGGTGAAATGCTTGGTAAATAAAGTTTTGAGAATAATTTTGACTTTAACTGGATTTCTTTTGGGATTTGGGCTTGCATTGACAGTAGAAAATTTGGGCGTTTTAGATTTCATTGAAAGAGACGTTTTTTTATTAGTAAGTTATATTGTTATTAGTGCTTTAGTTGGAATTATAGTATTTATATTATCACCAAAAATCATAAATTTAGGTAACTCTATAGGATCTAGTGTAGAAAGTGAATTGCAAAGGATTCCAGCAACGGATATTATATTAGGTGCTGTTGGACTTATAGTAGGTTTGATAATTGCTTATTTAATATCACAACCTATATTTAATTTGGATATACCTTATATAACAGTGCCAGCAGCTGTGGTATTATATTTATTATTTGGATATCTGGGTATTAATGTTACTACAAAGAAAAGAGAAGATTTTGCAGTACTTACAAATCTATTTAAGAAATCTGCACCAAAAGAGGAAATTGTAAAAAAAGATTATCCTAAATCAAGAGTAAAACCAAAAGTGTTGGATACATCAGTGATAATAGATGGTAGAATTGCTGATATATGTGAAACGAAATTTATGGAAGGCCCCCTTGTTATACCAGAGTTTGTATTAGAAGAATTACAGCATATAGCAGACTCATCTGATTCCTTAAAAAGAAATAGAGGTAGAAGAGGACTTGATATTTTAAACAGAATACAAAAGGAAATAGACATAGAAGTTATAATTCATGATAAAGATTTTGAAGATATATCTGAAGTAGATAGTAAGTTATTAAAGTTAGGACAATTTTTAAATGGTATGGTAGTTACAAATGATTACAATTTAAATAAAGTGGCAGAATTTCATGGAGTAGAAGTATTAAACATCAATGAACTTGCAAATGCTGTTAAACCTGTAGTATTACCTGGTGAAGAGATGATTGTTCAAGTTATAAAAGATGGTAAGGAATCAGGTCAAGGTATTGCATATCTTGATGATGGGACTATGATAGTAGTAGATGGCGGTAGAAAGCATATTGGAGAAACATTGGATGTTATGGTTACTAGTGTACTTCAAACTGCTGCTGGTAGAATGATATTTGCGAAACCTAAATATATGATTGAACAAGCAGGATAAAACTCTGAATTTATTTCAGAGTTTTTTTATTTGTAATCAAAAATAAATATGACAAAAATAATATATTTTTTTATACTATATATGTTATACTAATGTTATTATTATGCTATAATATATAACACAATAATAATTTTTAAAACAAATATCCAAGGGGGTAAATATTTTGTATAACATTAATGGCAATATAGAAAATATTTTAGAATCTAGAAATGTAAAATTTAATTTGAGTGAGGATGAATTAATAAATATAGCAATAGAAAAGGAAAATGCTATGTTAGCTTCTAACGGAGCTTTAAGTATAAATACTGGAAAATATACAGGGAGGTCTCCTCACGATAGATTCATTGTAAAAGAAGACTTAGTTAAAAATAATATAAATTGGAACTCTCAAAATAAAGCTATTTCAAAAGAAGATTTTGATAAGCTATCAAAAACAGTTATAGATTATATAGAAAATAAAGAATTATATGTATTTGAAGGTTTTGTAGGTTCTGATCAAAAATATAGAATGCCTCTAAGGGTTATAAATGAACTTTCAAGTCAAAATCTATTTGCCAAGCAAATGTTTATAGAAAATATGGACAAGGATAACGATTTCAAAAATGATTTTACTGTTATAGCTGTTCCAAATTTAAAAATAGAGCCTGAACACTATAATTTAAATTCTGAAGCCTTTATAGTTATTAGTTTCGAAAAAAGAGTGGTTTTAATTGGTGGAACAAAATATAGTGGAGAAATAAAAAAATCTATGTTTACTGTGATGAATTATTTATTACCATTTAAAAATGTACTTCCTATGCATTGTTCAGCAAATAGAGGACAAAATGGAGATGTTGCATTATTTTTTGGGTTGTCTGGAACAGGTAAAACAACATTGTCTGCAGATAATGATAGGAAACTAATTGGTGATGATGAACATGGCTTTACTGAAAATGGAGTATTTAATTTTGAAGGTGGTTGCTATGCAAAATGTATAGATTTATCAGAAGAAAAAGAACCTCAAATATATAACGCTATAAGAAAGGGCTCAATAATTGAGAATGTTGTGCTAGATGAAAATACAAAAGATCCAAATTACTCAGATAATAGATATACAGAAAATACTAGAGCTGCATTTCCTATAACTCATATTGAAGATGCTATACTTGATGGAAAAGGAGAAATACCAAAAAATATTATATTTTTAACAGCAGATGCTACAGGAGTATTGCCTCCAATTTCAAAACTTACTAAGGAACAAGCAATGTACCACTTTATGAGTGGTTACACAAGTAAACTTGCTGGAACTGAAAGAGGAATAAAGGAGCCTATGGCAACATTTTCGGCATGTTTTGGTGAACCTTTTATGCTTTTAGAGCCGCAAGTATATGCTAAACTTTTAGGAGAAAAAATTGAAAAATATAATTTAAATGTATTTTTAGTTAACACTGGATGGACTGGTGGAGAATATGGGGTAGGGAATAGAATAAACTTAAGATATACAAGAAATATGGTTAGAGCTGCATTAAATGGTGAATTGGAAAGTGTTGATTATATTAAGGATAATATATTTAATTTATCTATGCCGGTAAAATGTAATGGCGTGCCTGAAGAAATATTAAATCCTGTGAATACTTGGGATGATAAAGAAAGATACTATGAGAGAGCAAATGAATTAGCATATAACTTCAAAGAGAACTTTAAGAAATTTAATATAAGTGAAAAAATTATTATAGCTTCATAATTTTAAAAAAAGCTACCTTTTGAAGGTAGCTTTTTTCATGAATTTTTCTTATAATTAACTTGAGGTGAAAAAATGAGCTATAAAAGTAAAAAAATTTCAGTTATTATTGCTGCTGCAGGTATGGGAAAAAGAATGAATAGTAATATAAATAAACAATATATTTTATTAAATGACAAGCCTATACTTTTTTATACATTATATAAGTTTGAAAAAAATGAATTTGTAGATGATATAATAATTGTAGCGAAAGAAGATGAGATAAGTTATTGTAATAAAAATATAGTAAGTAAATATGGATTTAAAAAAGTAAAAGATATAGTTGCTGGGGGAAAAGAACGTAGAGACTCAGTATATAATGGTTTAAATGCAATAGATGTTGAAAGTGATATTGTACTTATTCATGATGGAGCTAGACCATTTGTTGATAATGAAATTATAAATTCGTCTATAAAAGAGGTTATAGTAAATAAAGCTACAGTTGTAGGTGTACCTGTAAAGGATACAATAAAGATTGTTAGTGATGATAATATAGTTGAAAGCACACCTAATAGAAGTCATTTGTGGAAAGTTCAAACACCCCAAAGTTTTTCTTATTCAGTTATAATGGATTGTTATAATAAAGGTATAGAAAATGATTTGAATGTAACAGATGATTCTATGTTAGTAGAGCATTTTGGATATTCTGTAAAAATGATAATGGGAAGTTATAAGAATATAAAAATTACTACTCCAGAAGATTTAGTAATGGGTAAAAATTTTTTAGAATAGATAGGAGATGTATAAATGAAAATCGGAATTGGTTATGATGTACACAAACTAGTAAGGAATAGAGACTTAATTGTTGGGGGAGTGAAAATAGAACATGAAAAGGGACTATTAGGACATTCGGATGCAGATGTATTAACTCATGCTATAATGGACAGTATATTAGGAGCATTATCTTTAGGAGATATTGGCAAGCAATTTCCAGATACTAGTCCAGAATTTAAGGATGCAAATAGTATAAATTTATTGAAAAAAGTTTATGAAAGTATGTATGACAAAGGTTACATAATAGGTAATATTGATGCAGTTATTGTAGCTCAAAGACCTAAAATGGCACCTTATATTATTGATATGAGAAAAGTGATATCAGATACACTGAATACTTCAATAGAAAATATAAATATAAAAGCTACTACCACAGAAGAACTTGGATTTGAAGGTAGAAAAGAAGGAATATCATCTCACTCTGTATGTTTACTTATAAAAAAATAAAATTTTATTGACAAGAAATTAATTTTTTAGTAATATATATAATAAAATTAAATAATTTAAAAGCATTGAAGGAAAATAGTAAGTATTTATGATTCAAAGAGAGAAAACTCTAGGCTGTAAAGTTTTCATTCCTCTAAATATTGAACCTGTTCCTGAGCTTAAGCAATATTTGCTTACGGT encodes the following:
- the ispD gene encoding 2-C-methyl-D-erythritol 4-phosphate cytidylyltransferase, with protein sequence MSYKSKKISVIIAAAGMGKRMNSNINKQYILLNDKPILFYTLYKFEKNEFVDDIIIVAKEDEISYCNKNIVSKYGFKKVKDIVAGGKERRDSVYNGLNAIDVESDIVLIHDGARPFVDNEIINSSIKEVIVNKATVVGVPVKDTIKIVSDDNIVESTPNRSHLWKVQTPQSFSYSVIMDCYNKGIENDLNVTDDSMLVEHFGYSVKMIMGSYKNIKITTPEDLVMGKNFLE
- the pckA gene encoding phosphoenolpyruvate carboxykinase (ATP), with the translated sequence MNGNIENILESRNVKFNLSEDELINIAIEKENAMLASNGALSINTGKYTGRSPHDRFIVKEDLVKNNINWNSQNKAISKEDFDKLSKTVIDYIENKELYVFEGFVGSDQKYRMPLRVINELSSQNLFAKQMFIENMDKDNDFKNDFTVIAVPNLKIEPEHYNLNSEAFIVISFEKRVVLIGGTKYSGEIKKSMFTVMNYLLPFKNVLPMHCSANRGQNGDVALFFGLSGTGKTTLSADNDRKLIGDDEHGFTENGVFNFEGGCYAKCIDLSEEKEPQIYNAIRKGSIIENVVLDENTKDPNYSDNRYTENTRAAFPITHIEDAILDGKGEIPKNIIFLTADATGVLPPISKLTKEQAMYHFMSGYTSKLAGTERGIKEPMATFSACFGEPFMLLEPQVYAKLLGEKIEKYNLNVFLVNTGWTGGEYGVGNRINLRYTRNMVRAALNGELESVDYIKDNIFNLSMPVKCNGVPEEILNPVNTWDDKERYYERANELAYNFKENFKKFNISEKIIIAS
- the ispF gene encoding 2-C-methyl-D-erythritol 2,4-cyclodiphosphate synthase; translated protein: MKIGIGYDVHKLVRNRDLIVGGVKIEHEKGLLGHSDADVLTHAIMDSILGALSLGDIGKQFPDTSPEFKDANSINLLKKVYESMYDKGYIIGNIDAVIVAQRPKMAPYIIDMRKVISDTLNTSIENINIKATTTEELGFEGRKEGISSHSVCLLIKK
- a CDS encoding PIN/TRAM domain-containing protein, producing MVNKVLRIILTLTGFLLGFGLALTVENLGVLDFIERDVFLLVSYIVISALVGIIVFILSPKIINLGNSIGSSVESELQRIPATDIILGAVGLIVGLIIAYLISQPIFNLDIPYITVPAAVVLYLLFGYLGINVTTKKREDFAVLTNLFKKSAPKEEIVKKDYPKSRVKPKVLDTSVIIDGRIADICETKFMEGPLVIPEFVLEELQHIADSSDSLKRNRGRRGLDILNRIQKEIDIEVIIHDKDFEDISEVDSKLLKLGQFLNGMVVTNDYNLNKVAEFHGVEVLNINELANAVKPVVLPGEEMIVQVIKDGKESGQGIAYLDDGTMIVVDGGRKHIGETLDVMVTSVLQTAAGRMIFAKPKYMIEQAG
- a CDS encoding CarD family transcriptional regulator, with product MFDIGDKIVYPMHGAGIIEGIEEKEILGEKKKYFIMKMPMGEMKVMVPMDNIEDIGIREVISLEELEQVLAVLGDDKTKMPQNWNRRFRANMDKIKSGDIFEIASVVRNLLIRDREKGLSTGERKMLNNAKQMLVSEIVLAKEIDEIQADELIEDIVK